GCACCATCAGCGGCAACTGATTGTTTTCTTGCTGAATTTCTTTAGCGCGCAGCAAGGGTTTGATGCCATTTTTACCGACTACACTGCTGCTCATACGCGCTTTAATGCCAAGAATAAAACCGGGATTGCGCGCTATCGCCTCAGTCACACTTTGCTTATCAATCTGCGCCATATCGGCTAATTCGTTTTGTGTCGCAATGCCGGTTTTCGCAATATTCAGAAAAGCGTAAACATGGGTTTTAGCCGCACGAGTTAAGCGGTAAAAATCGTCCACATCATTGGCACCGGTGCTACCCGCATCCACCACAGTGGTGACGCCACTGCCAACCCCGACTAAATCAGCCTCATCATGATAAATAGGTGATGCGGGGTAACAGTGGACATGGGAATCAATCCAACCGGCACTGAGGTAATATTTCCCCGCCAAATCCAACACTTTTTTAGCGGAATAAATCTGAGATTTTGTCTGATTTTCTTTATCTTCAGTAATAGCCGCACTGACCGCGACTATTTTTCCGTTATTAATTGCGATATCAACCTGATGACCGTCAACTAATAGTGCTCCGGTAATAATAAAGTCATACATTATGTTCCCCTTCTTACTTGACGTCGCAGCGGTGTTAGCTGCTCTCACTTACCCGAATCACTTACTTATGTAAGCTCATCGGGATGCATTCATTTGCTGCCTTGCTGCATCGCCAATTACTTTGGGTAAATGACCTTCTTACTTGACGTCGCAGCGGAGTAAATATCCTGTTATTTGAATATTTACTCCGTGGATTAGGAAATGGCGACTGGGAAAATAGAACCTAGAATCATGGCCCCCAAAATTGCGCCACCAGTAATAGGTTTGTTCCAGAGATAAAACAGTAATGCGCCGGCCAAAGAACCAATCCCAATTGGAATTGACGCAGTAATAGCAGACAAAATAATCAATGGCCCCAAGAAACGGCCAGATGAATTACCTGCCCCCATCATGACATCAGCACCGTAGGTTGAATTACTTTGGTTAATAGTGAATTTGCGCGCCAAAATAATCAGATAACCGATAGCTAAACCAATAATCAGGCCAGTAGCCAAAGAGGCTGCGAAATTAGCAACCGGGAAGACAAATCCGGCCCCCAGCAATAATGCTGGCACACCCAAACCCACACCTGTTTGAATAGCACCGCCGATATCTAAAATACCTACCAGTGAACCTTCGATAATTCGGGCGAATAAGAAGCTGGCACCAAATGCTGCAACTGCACCATAAACACCGGTGTCCATCCCCGCACGTAGCATTGAAACAAAAGCGACTTCGTTAAATGCGCCGATCCCATATAAATAATACATATGAGTACCCGCAAATACGCCGGAGGATAATAATCCTACAAAGATCGGAAATGACCAGTCGGCATACCAGAAATTATTCTTGGTTTGTTCATCCATCATCAAGCTCCTCTCGCTGTGTTATTTTCCGCTTAATGCGTTATGAATAGTATCGAGCCATACTGGTGCACTCAGACTGAATGATTCCAGGAATTTAAGATCGAATCCGCGGAAGAAACCACTGAGCACGAATAACAGCACAATCACTGTCATCATGATTTTAGTGACTTTATTCCAGCCACTTTCTTCAACACCTTTCCCAATTAAAATACCCAAAACCAGGCCAGGTACTGCGTTACCCATAATTAACTGCGCCAAACCGCCGAAAATAGTGGCCCAGAAACCAGAGCGACGCCCTGCATCAATTGCAGCTAACCAGAAAATAACCGGCATCACAGTGTTAACCAGAATATTTGCCGCCGGTACCAGCACTTTAATTGCCGTGACTTGCAATGCTGCAGGAACGGCTGATGCTGTGGTATTTAAGAAACTGACTACAATAACCCCGATAATTCCGCAGGCAATCGCCATCCTTTTCGGGTTATGCATGGTTTCCGCCACATTGCGATTTTTAATCATCAATGCTGCGGCACCCCAGTTAGGAATAATGCGGTGGTCAACGTCTTGAGTAAAAGCACCTGCTGCCACTGAAGAGGCCCAGGC
The sequence above is drawn from the Yersinia enterocolitica subsp. enterocolitica genome and encodes:
- a CDS encoding amidohydrolase/deacetylase family metallohydrolase, with amino-acid sequence MYDFIITGALLVDGHQVDIAINNGKIVAVSAAITEDKENQTKSQIYSAKKVLDLAGKYYLSAGWIDSHVHCYPASPIYHDEADLVGVGSGVTTVVDAGSTGANDVDDFYRLTRAAKTHVYAFLNIAKTGIATQNELADMAQIDKQSVTEAIARNPGFILGIKARMSSSVVGKNGIKPLLRAKEIQQENNQLPLMVHIGNNPPDLDEIADLLTQGDIITHCYNGKPNRILTPAGALRESIQRALKRGVLLDVGHGSASFSFDVAELAIKQGIYPHTISSDIYCRNRLNGPVHSLATVMSKFFTLGLSLEQVIRCVTENAAHALRLTDKGVLDTGYDADFTIFELKQQPQVFNDSEGKSVTGEKYLVPLAAVVAGDLVLTDEGKSKDVFSL
- a CDS encoding DUF4310 family protein; this encodes MDEQTKNNFWYADWSFPIFVGLLSSGVFAGTHMYYLYGIGAFNEVAFVSMLRAGMDTGVYGAVAAFGASFLFARIIEGSLVGILDIGGAIQTGVGLGVPALLLGAGFVFPVANFAASLATGLIIGLAIGYLIILARKFTINQSNSTYGADVMMGAGNSSGRFLGPLIILSAITASIPIGIGSLAGALLFYLWNKPITGGAILGAMILGSIFPVAIS
- a CDS encoding DUF4311 domain-containing protein, translated to MFLIILFKSIIIGGLVGVGVGVGAARMFHAPTIQGMGAFRTLGELNSCEGDPASHFSFGLGFFFNAWASSVAAGAFTQDVDHRIIPNWGAAALMIKNRNVAETMHNPKRMAIACGIIGVIVVSFLNTTASAVPAALQVTAIKVLVPAANILVNTVMPVIFWLAAIDAGRRSGFWATIFGGLAQLIMGNAVPGLVLGILIGKGVEESGWNKVTKIMMTVIVLLFVLSGFFRGFDLKFLESFSLSAPVWLDTIHNALSGK